A portion of the Bacillota bacterium genome contains these proteins:
- a CDS encoding LacI family transcriptional regulator, whose amino-acid sequence MPVTMQDLAEWLKISKSTVSRALAGDPRVSSETRARVQHLARELNYRPHSAASGLARRRTNVIGLVIPFAPRSLSDPFFLEFVGGIGDYAVTKGFSILLSSPRASQGGPSGSTTFAEIVSSRRVDGLILTEPRITDERVDFLKERGIPFVFLGNPGRNSDVCWVDGDNEAGVEMAVDYLVSLGHRNIACIAGPPDQTATFRRLEGYRAALARHGIPHDESRIAQGDFTEPGGYRATMDILDRNTGVTAVFASNDMMAIGAINAARQRGLRVPQDLSVVGFDGIALGAYVTPALTTVTQPIYRLGQAAAELLIRLVERQSPSERHVLFPLTLTVRESAARRAETATMWPHSRPAPPVRT is encoded by the coding sequence GTGCCCGTCACCATGCAGGACCTTGCCGAGTGGCTGAAGATCTCCAAGTCAACCGTGTCGAGAGCTCTCGCAGGCGACCCGCGCGTAAGCAGCGAGACGCGCGCGCGAGTCCAGCATCTCGCTCGCGAACTCAATTACAGGCCGCACTCCGCCGCGAGCGGTCTTGCGCGACGCCGCACCAACGTCATCGGCCTCGTCATCCCGTTCGCGCCCCGTTCCCTGTCCGACCCGTTCTTTCTGGAATTCGTGGGCGGCATAGGAGACTACGCTGTCACCAAGGGGTTCTCGATACTGCTGTCAAGCCCGAGAGCGTCCCAGGGCGGGCCGTCGGGCAGCACGACCTTCGCGGAGATCGTGAGCTCCCGACGGGTGGACGGACTCATTTTGACAGAGCCCAGGATCACCGACGAGCGGGTGGACTTCCTCAAAGAGCGCGGCATTCCCTTCGTGTTCTTGGGCAACCCCGGTCGAAACAGCGACGTATGCTGGGTTGACGGAGACAATGAAGCCGGCGTGGAGATGGCCGTGGACTATCTCGTCAGCCTTGGGCACAGGAACATCGCGTGCATCGCGGGCCCACCTGACCAGACCGCCACGTTCCGCAGACTTGAAGGATATCGAGCAGCCCTCGCCCGCCACGGCATCCCCCATGATGAGTCGCGAATCGCGCAAGGGGATTTCACGGAGCCCGGAGGCTACCGCGCGACCATGGACATCCTCGATCGAAACACCGGTGTCACTGCGGTGTTCGCATCCAATGACATGATGGCAATAGGTGCGATAAACGCCGCAAGGCAACGCGGCCTCAGGGTACCACAAGATCTCTCGGTGGTGGGGTTCGACGGAATCGCCCTGGGTGCGTACGTGACCCCCGCCCTCACAACAGTCACGCAGCCCATCTATCGCCTTGGCCAAGCCGCGGCTGAGCTGCTCATAAGGCTCGTGGAAAGGCAGAGCCCTTCAGAACGGCACGTGCTGTTTCCCCTCACCCTGACAGTGCGAGAGTCCGCGGCCAGAAGAGCGGAGACCGCCACCATGTGGCCGCATTCGAGGCCAGCGCCGCCGGTACGCACCTGA
- a CDS encoding L,D-transpeptidase family protein, protein MAMVAKRPVKFKRGDSGPFIAEAQEMLARLGFDPGLPEGVFVSKTEDAVRAFQREYGLEVTGVLDCATLKLLYEEVDPQGYPSVLMEGPVDVEVDGGGGGGGGGDGGDGGVGGGGGGGGCGEGDGGGEGGGSEFPEGSGREGLVRHARDGLGAESDASNRGRAIVISVGERALGLYEGDRLVRRYPVAIGKPSTPTPVGTHRILEKIMYPGGGLGTRWMGFTHQMHGIHGTNRPELIGQAVSNGCVRMHNRDVEELYGLVDIGTPVIVITGPVSSWPSLGKAGGVAGSPSSVDGQSGKPWGLGTPGSDRPRDPEEPGSRTYVVQPGDSLWSIAKRFGTTVEALVAANSIANPELIYPGDVLRIP, encoded by the coding sequence ATGGCCATGGTGGCGAAACGGCCCGTGAAATTCAAGCGCGGCGACTCGGGTCCGTTCATTGCTGAAGCCCAGGAGATGCTGGCGAGACTTGGATTCGACCCTGGCCTTCCCGAGGGTGTGTTCGTGTCGAAGACCGAGGACGCGGTGCGCGCCTTTCAGCGGGAGTACGGGCTCGAGGTCACGGGCGTTCTGGATTGTGCGACGCTCAAGCTGCTATACGAGGAGGTAGACCCGCAGGGGTATCCATCCGTCTTGATGGAAGGGCCCGTCGACGTCGAAGTCGACGGCGGTGGCGGCGGTGGCGGCGGTGGCGACGGTGGCGACGGTGGCGTCGGTGGTGGCGGTGGTGGCGGTGGCTGTGGGGAGGGTGATGGCGGAGGCGAGGGCGGCGGCAGCGAGTTTCCTGAAGGGTCCGGCCGTGAAGGTCTCGTCCGACACGCACGCGACGGGCTTGGGGCCGAGTCGGACGCTTCTAATCGAGGTCGGGCGATCGTCATAAGCGTGGGCGAACGCGCTCTTGGTCTTTACGAAGGCGACCGGCTCGTGCGGCGGTACCCCGTGGCCATCGGCAAGCCTTCGACCCCTACGCCCGTGGGAACCCACAGAATCCTCGAGAAGATCATGTACCCCGGTGGGGGTCTCGGCACGAGGTGGATGGGGTTCACGCACCAGATGCATGGCATCCACGGCACGAACCGCCCGGAGCTCATCGGGCAGGCGGTCTCCAACGGCTGTGTGAGGATGCACAATCGGGACGTCGAAGAGCTCTACGGCCTCGTGGACATAGGCACTCCGGTCATCGTCATCACCGGGCCGGTGAGCTCCTGGCCGTCCCTCGGGAAAGCCGGCGGCGTCGCGGGGAGCCCGTCCTCAGTTGATGGGCAGAGTGGAAAACCCTGGGGGCTCGGGACCCCTGGGTCGGACCGTCCTCGAGACCCTGAGGAACCCGGGAGTCGCACATACGTGGTGCAGCCTGGCGACAGTCTCTGGTCCATCGCCAAGCGGTTCGGAACCACGGTGGAGGCGCTCGTGGCCGCGAACAGCATAGCCAACCCGGAGCTGATCTACCCTGGGGATGTCCTCCGGATACCGTGA
- a CDS encoding ABC-ATPase domain-containing protein, with protein sequence MVSSQSELTSILRRIDHRGYKAYQDIRGHFAFPGFELFIDHVQPDPFAPPSRFRVRVPQSVARFPARSYSTPSRRIALSDFLTRRFSGLAASEAAAGGIGRSGRISMARPGQEVLARNSVLVDEDFVEARFTVGLPAAGRTVLGGVAEDLICGAVPRLVRESLVFASLSDAEAAALERHVAAAEDADALREVLPELGIVAFVANGAILPRRSGVDERPLDRGNVVPFESPPSLEVEVVLPNRGPVRGMGIPLGVTLIVGGGYHGKSTLLRGIERGVYNHVPGDGRELVVTSPLAVKIRAEDGRAVTEDDISFFIAKLPFGADTRHFSTENASGSTSQAANIVEAVEAGARVLLVDEDTSATNFMIRDRRMQALVAKDKEPITPFIDRVRTLAEDGISTVLVLGGSGDYLDVADTVIMMDEYRPVDVTGRAREVAARFPTGRAFEGRDEDLSVAGRVPVSLGFARTGDRRSGKTKARGTDAIVLGREEIDLRNVEQVVDPGQTRFIADALRYIETRLLDGKATIRELIERLEREVAARGMDVVAPYVHGDYCLARPIEIAAALNRLRTIQVRAIQSRHSVQT encoded by the coding sequence ATGGTTTCGTCACAAAGTGAGCTCACGTCGATTCTGCGACGCATAGACCACCGAGGCTACAAGGCGTATCAGGACATCCGCGGGCATTTCGCATTCCCAGGATTCGAGCTCTTCATAGACCACGTGCAGCCCGACCCGTTCGCCCCGCCAAGCAGGTTCAGGGTCCGCGTCCCTCAGAGTGTGGCGCGTTTCCCAGCGCGGTCCTATTCTACGCCTTCGCGGCGAATCGCCCTCTCGGATTTCCTCACCCGCCGTTTCAGCGGCCTCGCCGCTTCCGAGGCAGCTGCCGGAGGCATCGGGCGGAGCGGCCGGATCTCGATGGCGCGTCCGGGACAGGAGGTCCTCGCCCGTAACTCTGTCCTCGTGGACGAGGACTTCGTCGAAGCCCGGTTCACAGTGGGGCTCCCCGCAGCGGGGCGCACGGTCCTCGGCGGCGTGGCCGAGGACCTCATTTGCGGCGCCGTCCCCAGGCTCGTCCGGGAGTCCCTCGTGTTCGCGTCCCTGTCTGATGCTGAGGCCGCCGCTCTCGAGCGACACGTCGCCGCGGCGGAAGACGCCGACGCCCTCCGCGAAGTCCTCCCCGAGCTCGGGATCGTAGCGTTCGTCGCGAATGGCGCCATCCTGCCACGGCGCAGCGGTGTGGACGAGCGTCCCCTGGACCGGGGCAACGTTGTGCCGTTCGAATCCCCGCCGTCACTCGAAGTCGAGGTCGTCCTCCCGAACCGTGGCCCGGTCCGAGGGATGGGCATCCCACTAGGCGTAACCCTCATCGTGGGCGGCGGGTACCACGGCAAGTCCACGCTCCTTCGCGGGATAGAGCGAGGTGTTTACAACCACGTCCCCGGCGACGGCCGCGAACTCGTGGTAACCTCTCCGCTGGCCGTGAAGATCCGAGCTGAGGACGGCCGCGCCGTCACCGAGGACGACATCAGCTTCTTCATCGCCAAGCTCCCTTTCGGCGCCGACACCCGGCATTTCTCCACTGAGAACGCGAGCGGCAGCACGTCCCAGGCGGCAAACATAGTGGAAGCCGTTGAGGCGGGGGCGAGAGTGCTCTTGGTGGACGAGGACACTTCCGCGACGAACTTCATGATCCGGGACCGCCGCATGCAGGCGCTCGTGGCCAAGGACAAGGAACCCATCACCCCGTTCATCGATCGCGTGCGCACCCTAGCGGAAGACGGCATCTCAACCGTGCTGGTCCTCGGGGGCTCGGGAGACTATCTCGACGTCGCGGACACCGTGATCATGATGGACGAGTACAGGCCGGTGGACGTGACCGGCCGCGCGCGTGAAGTGGCCGCTCGCTTCCCTACCGGGCGCGCCTTCGAGGGCCGCGACGAAGATCTGAGCGTCGCCGGCAGGGTGCCGGTCTCCCTTGGGTTCGCAAGGACCGGGGACCGCCGCTCCGGAAAGACCAAGGCCAGGGGCACCGACGCGATCGTCCTCGGACGCGAAGAGATCGACCTGCGCAACGTGGAGCAAGTGGTGGACCCGGGTCAGACGAGATTCATCGCGGATGCCCTCCGCTACATAGAGACGCGCCTCCTGGACGGCAAAGCGACAATCCGGGAGCTCATAGAGCGGCTCGAACGGGAGGTTGCCGCGCGCGGGATGGACGTGGTCGCGCCGTACGTCCACGGCGACTACTGCCTCGCTCGCCCTATCGAGATCGCAGCCGCTCTGAACAGGTTGAGGACCATACAGGTCAGAGCCATTCAGTCTCGGCACTCGGTGCAGACTTGA
- a CDS encoding LacI family transcriptional regulator, whose amino-acid sequence MAVTIKDIAKIVGVSPTAVSRALNDHRDIGEETREKIKRVAQELGYRRNAIARGLVTKKTDTIGLFVLGRGPTGFGDPFAYEVILGVMDTVSAAGYDLVLYGVGGPSEGGRPNGRSCVRSYVGKCKERQVDAVIMMGLRTDDPQYRSLSELDVPCVLIDVAPPGDGIGFVASDNVLGSKTATEHLISLGHRKIGMLNGHAHATVSGERLEGYKIALMNAGIPYDPALTFEGDFSSECGAQAAEYFMMLPRDTRPTAVVAASDLMAIGLVQTLKAMGLSIPQDVSVVGFDDIPSASHVDPPLTTVRQARYDLGATAARMVLGRLQDGRSGNAFPAPGFRLATNLIVRGSTAPPRSERA is encoded by the coding sequence ATGGCTGTAACGATTAAGGACATCGCAAAGATAGTGGGCGTTTCCCCGACAGCCGTTTCCAGGGCGCTCAACGATCACCGCGACATCGGCGAGGAAACGCGCGAGAAGATCAAGCGAGTGGCTCAGGAGCTGGGTTACCGGCGCAATGCCATTGCGAGAGGGCTCGTGACCAAGAAGACCGACACGATCGGTCTCTTCGTCCTTGGAAGGGGCCCTACCGGATTCGGTGATCCGTTCGCGTACGAAGTCATCCTGGGTGTCATGGACACGGTGAGCGCGGCCGGTTACGACCTCGTGCTCTACGGAGTCGGCGGTCCGTCCGAAGGCGGGCGGCCCAACGGGAGGTCGTGCGTCCGGTCGTACGTGGGGAAATGCAAGGAGCGTCAGGTGGACGCGGTCATCATGATGGGACTTCGCACGGATGACCCGCAGTACCGTTCGCTCAGCGAGCTCGACGTGCCATGCGTGCTCATAGACGTGGCTCCGCCGGGGGATGGGATAGGCTTCGTGGCGTCCGACAACGTCCTCGGGTCAAAGACCGCCACCGAGCATCTCATTTCACTTGGGCATAGGAAGATAGGCATGCTGAACGGACACGCGCATGCCACGGTCAGCGGGGAGCGGCTCGAAGGGTACAAGATTGCCCTCATGAACGCCGGGATACCGTATGACCCAGCCTTGACGTTCGAAGGCGATTTCTCGAGCGAGTGCGGGGCGCAGGCTGCGGAGTACTTCATGATGCTTCCGCGCGACACGCGTCCGACCGCGGTGGTGGCGGCGAGCGACCTGATGGCAATTGGCCTTGTACAGACGCTCAAGGCTATGGGGCTCTCAATTCCCCAGGACGTGTCAGTGGTGGGGTTCGACGACATACCCAGCGCGTCGCACGTGGACCCGCCGCTCACCACGGTGAGGCAGGCCCGGTACGATCTTGGAGCGACGGCTGCGAGAATGGTGTTGGGCCGTCTGCAGGACGGGCGATCGGGGAACGCGTTTCCCGCTCCTGGGTTCCGGCTCGCGACGAATCTCATCGTGAGAGGCTCTACGGCACCGCCGCGTAGCGAACGCGCCTGA
- a CDS encoding ABC transporter substrate-binding protein translates to MKRLACVVLCAVLIAALAAGAVAADKVTLVLSGWQASPEEQQLVADALKVFAQKHPNIEVKYEPIVEDFATKIKTMLAARNAPDVFYVDIFWAEPLMSRGMLLALDPYMAKTGTKRSDFAETLLNGFTYNGKTYGIPKDFNTLGLFYNKKMFDEAKIPYPTPDWTWETLREVAKKLTKIVGDPSKDRYGICLPVDAARFRPFLVQSGAQFLDKTGKKCLFASPEGVRALDYYTSFKMKDKSAVIPSEVGAGWGGDAFGKERVAMVLEGGWLIPYLDNNFANVEYGVCELPKGPAGRGNVYFTVSYSVAASCKHPEEAWLLVEHLTGYENQKKVLETGFALPTRVALGDHPFFKSNPNMAAIFKGYAYAVPWQFGEHGEKIMNVLNQSIEKIYLKNEQPDKAMNDAVREIDGILSE, encoded by the coding sequence ATGAAGAGACTTGCGTGTGTGGTGTTGTGCGCTGTGCTGATCGCTGCGTTGGCCGCGGGCGCCGTTGCGGCGGACAAGGTGACCCTCGTGCTTTCCGGCTGGCAGGCTTCGCCCGAGGAGCAGCAACTCGTGGCGGATGCCCTGAAGGTGTTCGCCCAGAAGCACCCGAACATCGAGGTGAAGTACGAGCCCATCGTGGAGGATTTCGCGACGAAGATCAAGACAATGCTTGCCGCCCGTAACGCTCCCGACGTCTTCTACGTTGACATTTTCTGGGCTGAACCGCTGATGTCCCGCGGAATGCTTCTCGCTCTCGACCCATACATGGCCAAGACCGGAACAAAGCGCTCCGACTTCGCCGAGACTCTCTTGAACGGCTTTACATACAACGGCAAGACGTACGGGATTCCGAAGGACTTCAACACGCTTGGCCTATTCTATAACAAGAAGATGTTCGACGAGGCGAAGATACCCTATCCCACGCCGGATTGGACATGGGAAACGCTGCGCGAAGTTGCGAAGAAGTTGACGAAGATCGTGGGAGATCCTTCGAAGGATCGCTACGGGATATGCCTGCCTGTGGACGCCGCGCGCTTTCGTCCGTTCCTTGTTCAAAGCGGCGCCCAGTTCCTGGACAAGACGGGGAAGAAGTGCCTCTTCGCTTCGCCTGAAGGCGTGAGGGCGCTCGACTACTACACGAGCTTCAAGATGAAGGACAAGTCGGCGGTCATACCCTCCGAGGTCGGCGCAGGTTGGGGCGGCGACGCTTTCGGCAAGGAGCGCGTCGCGATGGTGCTTGAGGGCGGCTGGCTCATTCCTTACCTTGACAACAACTTCGCCAACGTCGAATACGGCGTTTGCGAGCTGCCCAAGGGCCCCGCGGGACGCGGCAACGTGTACTTCACGGTCTCCTACAGCGTGGCCGCAAGCTGCAAGCACCCCGAGGAAGCCTGGCTCCTCGTGGAGCACCTGACCGGGTACGAGAACCAGAAGAAGGTCCTGGAAACGGGCTTCGCCCTCCCAACCAGGGTTGCGCTGGGGGATCATCCGTTCTTCAAGAGCAACCCCAACATGGCGGCGATCTTCAAAGGCTACGCGTACGCCGTTCCGTGGCAATTCGGTGAGCACGGCGAGAAGATAATGAACGTGCTGAACCAGTCCATTGAGAAGATATACCTGAAGAACGAGCAGCCCGACAAGGCCATGAACGACGCGGTCCGGGAGATCGACGGGATCCTGTCGGAGTGA
- a CDS encoding sugar ABC transporter permease has protein sequence MNPLPGTQSNAQPGSAWSRAAARLRKEKVSEAITGYLFVAPFLLTIGTFVFLAAVYALYLSFHKYDLFTPPEFVGLANYRRLLADRDLRIALRNVVIYAAGVVPIQTAVALFLAVLANQRLKLRGFFRSAYYVPCITSSVASSIIFMWLYYKQGIINYILSLLRLPSDTDWLGNPSTALPAIMTLVIWTTSAYFMVVFLAALQDIPVSVCEASRIDGASTWQTFRHVTLPLLRPSIFLVVVLGTIGCMQVFDQVYIMTRGGPLKSTMSIVYLVYTEAFGDLKFGYGAAMAFALFAVIFVLTLIQRRLLDIRIEY, from the coding sequence ATGAACCCTTTGCCTGGCACCCAATCCAACGCCCAACCAGGCTCGGCGTGGTCGCGTGCGGCGGCCCGCCTTCGGAAGGAGAAGGTGTCCGAAGCAATAACCGGCTATCTGTTCGTCGCACCGTTTCTCCTGACGATAGGCACCTTCGTTTTCCTGGCGGCTGTATATGCGCTATATCTCAGCTTTCACAAGTACGATCTTTTCACTCCCCCTGAATTCGTGGGGCTCGCGAACTATCGAAGGCTCCTGGCCGACCGCGACCTCCGCATAGCTCTTCGCAACGTGGTGATATATGCCGCGGGCGTGGTGCCAATCCAGACAGCTGTGGCGCTCTTCCTTGCGGTCCTGGCGAACCAGCGGCTCAAGCTACGAGGGTTCTTCCGATCAGCGTACTACGTCCCGTGCATCACGTCCTCGGTGGCCAGCTCCATCATCTTCATGTGGCTTTACTATAAGCAGGGCATCATCAACTACATCCTGTCGCTCTTGAGGCTCCCTTCGGATACTGACTGGCTGGGAAACCCATCCACCGCACTTCCAGCCATAATGACGCTCGTGATATGGACGACATCCGCGTATTTCATGGTGGTGTTCCTTGCTGCGCTGCAGGACATACCTGTGAGTGTTTGTGAGGCTTCGAGAATAGACGGCGCGAGCACCTGGCAGACTTTCCGGCACGTGACGCTGCCGCTCTTGAGGCCGAGCATATTCCTGGTCGTCGTGCTCGGGACCATAGGGTGTATGCAGGTGTTTGATCAAGTTTACATCATGACGAGAGGTGGGCCGCTCAAGTCCACGATGTCCATCGTGTACCTCGTGTACACTGAGGCTTTCGGTGATCTCAAGTTCGGTTACGGAGCGGCCATGGCCTTCGCTTTGTTTGCGGTCATCTTCGTCTTGACCTTGATTCAGCGGAGGCTCCTCGATATCAGGATCGAGTATTGA
- a CDS encoding carbohydrate ABC transporter permease, with amino-acid sequence MAIHVLAIVVAIVTLAPFAFTISASFKTLSEVLDWPPTFIPSRLSLDNYRAVWTVSPLFPKWLLNSALASTITVTTNLFLCSLAGYAFARLRFPGRDAMFMATLGTLMIPGQITLIPRYIIVHRLGLVDSLAGLVLPDVARVLGVFLMVQFMKAIPKELEEAAKIDGCSRFGTYRHVILPLCKPVMAALAIFTFQGTWNDFTWPLVVLNSPGNFTLALGLNYLRGQYYTFWHLVLTGSLFNILPMLVVFLLFQRYFVQGMSMSGLKG; translated from the coding sequence GTGGCCATACACGTCTTAGCCATTGTCGTCGCCATCGTCACGTTGGCTCCGTTCGCGTTCACCATATCAGCGTCGTTCAAGACCCTTTCCGAGGTCCTGGACTGGCCTCCAACCTTCATCCCATCCAGACTCAGCCTGGACAACTACAGGGCGGTCTGGACCGTCTCGCCGCTCTTCCCGAAATGGCTTCTGAACAGCGCTCTGGCGTCGACGATCACGGTCACGACGAACTTGTTCTTGTGCTCGCTCGCAGGCTACGCCTTTGCCCGGCTACGCTTCCCGGGCCGAGATGCGATGTTCATGGCCACCCTCGGCACCCTCATGATACCGGGGCAAATCACTCTCATACCACGCTACATCATCGTTCACCGATTGGGGCTGGTTGACTCACTGGCGGGCTTGGTCCTCCCGGATGTCGCCCGCGTCTTGGGCGTCTTCCTGATGGTTCAATTCATGAAGGCGATTCCGAAGGAACTGGAGGAGGCTGCGAAGATCGACGGCTGCTCACGATTCGGGACGTACCGCCACGTCATACTCCCCTTGTGCAAACCTGTGATGGCCGCGCTCGCCATCTTCACGTTCCAGGGCACGTGGAACGATTTCACCTGGCCGCTCGTCGTGCTCAACTCGCCGGGGAACTTCACGCTCGCCCTCGGCCTCAATTACCTGCGGGGCCAGTACTATACCTTTTGGCACCTGGTCCTGACGGGGTCGCTGTTCAACATCCTGCCGATGCTCGTGGTCTTCCTCTTGTTCCAGCGGTACTTCGTGCAGGGGATGTCCATGTCGGGGCTAAAGGGATGA
- a CDS encoding ABC transporter ATP-binding protein, protein MAMECEGLEAVSVRELVVQYGSVVAVEGLSFEVGRGEIYGLLGPNGAGKSSTIKTLVGLVEPTSGDVRVFGHSHRDEMVVKSLIGFVPEDVLLFDSLTPREFLEFISSVRRLAAFEANARIERMVRAFRMEPYFDSPIATLSLGTKQKVAVIAALLHDPPLLVLDEPLNGLDARTSRILKELVSLHARKGGAVIFCTHVMEVAERLCTRVGIINHGRMVGEGTIQELRELVHADESLEDIFLKVTAEEAGIAETIRALEGDWEGGGNGAKD, encoded by the coding sequence ATGGCGATGGAATGCGAAGGTCTTGAGGCGGTGAGCGTCCGCGAGCTCGTCGTGCAGTATGGCTCTGTAGTGGCTGTGGAGGGCCTCTCTTTCGAGGTGGGGCGGGGCGAGATATACGGGCTCCTCGGTCCCAACGGCGCGGGGAAGAGCAGCACGATCAAGACGCTCGTGGGACTTGTGGAGCCCACTTCAGGGGATGTCAGGGTGTTCGGGCACTCGCACAGGGATGAGATGGTCGTAAAGAGCCTGATCGGATTCGTTCCGGAGGATGTCCTCCTCTTCGACTCCCTGACGCCCAGAGAGTTCTTGGAGTTCATCTCCTCCGTTCGGCGTCTTGCTGCCTTTGAGGCAAACGCAAGGATAGAGCGGATGGTCAGGGCGTTCAGGATGGAACCGTACTTCGACAGTCCCATCGCAACGCTCTCGCTGGGCACCAAACAGAAAGTGGCGGTCATCGCGGCGCTCCTTCACGACCCACCGCTCCTCGTGCTCGACGAACCTCTCAACGGGTTGGACGCTCGTACTTCGCGCATACTGAAAGAGCTCGTGAGCCTACACGCGCGCAAGGGCGGCGCCGTCATCTTCTGCACCCACGTCATGGAGGTGGCTGAGCGCCTATGCACGCGGGTGGGCATAATCAACCACGGTCGCATGGTGGGAGAGGGAACCATCCAGGAGCTGCGGGAGCTCGTGCACGCCGATGAATCACTAGAGGACATATTCCTAAAGGTGACAGCCGAGGAGGCCGGGATCGCCGAAACCATAAGGGCCTTGGAAGGCGATTGGGAGGGTGGGGGGAATGGGGCGAAAGACTGA
- a CDS encoding HindIII family type II restriction endonuclease, whose amino-acid sequence MSGDVTRLITEVCEAGGSFPQKVNRLYERLMPWDVDTITARLRAAGVIPEMYAHDSSEEKVYAKYCDIVVSEAFRAMGFQSAVSNVRSNAADLCIDGPGYSSICDVKSFRLSRTALNPKDYKIEAVDRWRRNQEADYAFLVAPHTQFPGGNSRLYDEAIRYNVTLLSFAHVDFLVRTARSAGQRPYLRLIWQVGETIPDPAGVRGPSYWKAVDAAVVRASGGSESALEEAKHSYEEEFQNQARLQVKYWEDRLQEIRNMPREQLIDSLVRAEGIESKIQTIRQYLR is encoded by the coding sequence GTGTCTGGGGATGTCACTCGCTTGATCACAGAAGTCTGCGAGGCGGGCGGGAGTTTTCCTCAGAAGGTCAACAGGTTGTACGAGAGGTTGATGCCGTGGGATGTGGATACAATTACTGCCAGACTCCGCGCCGCCGGGGTAATCCCAGAGATGTACGCCCACGACTCATCAGAAGAAAAGGTCTATGCCAAGTACTGCGACATCGTTGTCTCGGAGGCGTTCAGAGCAATGGGGTTTCAGTCAGCTGTGAGCAATGTACGCAGTAATGCCGCAGACCTCTGTATCGACGGCCCGGGGTACTCATCGATATGTGATGTGAAGTCCTTTCGATTAAGCCGAACTGCCCTCAACCCTAAGGACTATAAGATTGAGGCCGTGGACAGGTGGCGTAGGAACCAAGAAGCGGACTATGCGTTCCTGGTGGCGCCGCACACTCAGTTTCCGGGCGGTAACAGCCGGCTATATGATGAGGCGATCCGATACAATGTGACACTCTTGTCATTTGCTCATGTGGACTTTCTGGTGAGGACAGCGAGGTCAGCAGGTCAGCGGCCATATCTGCGGCTCATCTGGCAAGTAGGAGAGACCATTCCGGACCCCGCTGGTGTGCGGGGTCCGTCCTATTGGAAGGCTGTGGATGCTGCCGTCGTCAGGGCTTCGGGAGGCAGCGAGAGTGCTTTGGAGGAAGCGAAGCACAGCTACGAAGAGGAGTTCCAGAATCAGGCCCGCCTACAGGTGAAGTACTGGGAGGACCGTCTCCAGGAAATCCGCAATATGCCCCGAGAGCAACTAATCGACAGTCTCGTTCGCGCTGAGGGCATAGAAAGCAAAATCCAGACGATACGGCAGTACCTGAGGTAG